A window from Exiguobacterium marinum DSM 16307 encodes these proteins:
- the rpsB gene encoding 30S ribosomal protein S2 produces the protein MAVISMKQLLEAGVHFGHQTRRWNPKMAKYIFTERNGIYIIDLQKTVKKVDEAYNFVRELAAEGGNVLFVGTKKQAQDTIKEEAIRSGMFFINERWLGGTLTNFSTIKKRINRLKQLEKMEEDGTFEVLPKKEVIILKKEMTRLEKFLGGIKDMPGVPDALFIVDPRKERIAIAEAHKLNIPIVAIVDTNCDPDEIDYVIPANDDAIRAVKLLTSKMADAIIEAKQGEEEVAEEAVATEAEATEAE, from the coding sequence ATGGCAGTAATTTCAATGAAACAATTGCTTGAAGCTGGTGTACACTTCGGTCACCAAACACGCCGTTGGAACCCAAAAATGGCGAAATACATCTTTACAGAGCGTAACGGGATCTACATCATCGACCTTCAAAAAACGGTCAAAAAAGTAGACGAAGCTTACAACTTTGTTCGTGAACTCGCGGCAGAAGGCGGAAACGTCCTCTTCGTTGGTACGAAGAAACAAGCTCAAGATACAATCAAAGAAGAAGCGATCCGTTCAGGAATGTTCTTCATTAACGAGCGTTGGTTGGGTGGAACACTCACTAACTTCTCAACAATCAAAAAGCGTATCAACCGCTTGAAGCAACTCGAAAAAATGGAAGAAGACGGCACGTTCGAAGTACTTCCTAAGAAAGAAGTCATCATCTTGAAAAAAGAAATGACTCGTCTTGAGAAGTTCCTCGGCGGAATCAAGGACATGCCTGGTGTGCCTGACGCTCTCTTCATCGTTGACCCACGTAAAGAGCGTATCGCAATCGCGGAAGCTCACAAATTGAACATCCCAATCGTTGCGATTGTCGACACAAACTGTGACCCAGATGAAATCGACTACGTAATCCCAGCGAACGACGATGCAATTCGTGCTGTTAAATTGCTCACTTCGAAGATGGCTGATGCAATCATCGAAGCGAAGCAAGGTGAAGAAGAAGTTGCTGAAGAAGCTGTAGCGACAGAAGCTGAAGCTACAGAAGCTGAGTAA
- a CDS encoding FliA/WhiG family RNA polymerase sigma factor codes for MTTHLTQLWDRWNTDRDMDTANELLAHYEFLIHYHVQRMIVTLPKSVERDELKSLGYMGLYDALMKYDPEHNNKFDTYAAFRIRGAIIDGLRKIDWLPRSVREKVKKIDHVAEQLEQSLHRAPTKSELASACGLSVSEIERTMAEGYFANMLSIDEAVTLQEEGKVMSVTYFDPDSEKPEDTLLQRELIDVLAAEIDHLSEKERLVVSLFYFDELTLTEIGEVLELSTSRISQIHSKALKTLKNALGRSYLEEKTS; via the coding sequence ATGACGACTCATCTTACACAGTTGTGGGATCGCTGGAATACGGACCGTGATATGGATACAGCAAACGAACTACTAGCACATTACGAGTTTCTAATCCACTACCACGTACAACGGATGATCGTGACGCTTCCAAAGAGCGTCGAACGCGACGAATTGAAAAGTTTGGGTTACATGGGATTGTACGATGCCCTTATGAAATATGATCCAGAGCATAATAATAAATTTGATACGTATGCCGCTTTTCGGATTCGGGGAGCCATTATCGACGGGTTACGAAAAATTGATTGGTTGCCTCGTTCAGTCCGGGAAAAAGTAAAAAAAATCGACCACGTGGCAGAACAGCTTGAACAATCGTTGCATCGTGCTCCTACAAAAAGTGAATTAGCGAGTGCTTGTGGCCTTTCGGTTTCAGAGATTGAACGGACGATGGCAGAAGGGTATTTTGCGAATATGTTATCGATTGACGAAGCTGTGACATTGCAGGAAGAAGGGAAAGTCATGTCTGTCACATACTTTGACCCTGATTCCGAAAAACCGGAAGATACGCTGTTGCAGCGAGAGTTGATTGACGTGCTTGCGGCAGAAATCGATCATTTGTCTGAAAAAGAACGGCTTGTTGTTTCATTGTTTTATTTTGATGAATTGACATTGACCGAGATTGGTGAGGTGCTAGAACTTTCGACATCCCGTATCTCGCAAATTCACTCGAAAGCTCTGAAGACGTTAAAAAATGCGCTTGGGCGGTCCTATCTTGAAGAAAAAACATCGTGA
- a CDS encoding chemotaxis protein CheD gives MADVLKIGIAEWKQTTAPNRLRTAGLGSCVGIILYDTRLQLAAMAHVMLPDSAIARKNQTIEVGKYADTAIDTLVQSLKREGATRLQAKMAGGAQMFQFKYENEAMRIGERNAEAIRQALKVHRIPLVAEDCGGHNGRTIEFDVATSILSIRTVSVGTKEL, from the coding sequence ATGGCTGATGTATTAAAAATTGGCATTGCCGAATGGAAACAGACAACTGCGCCGAATCGGTTACGTACAGCCGGTCTCGGATCGTGTGTGGGTATCATCTTGTATGATACCCGCCTCCAATTGGCGGCAATGGCCCATGTGATGTTACCGGACTCGGCGATTGCTCGAAAGAATCAAACGATTGAAGTAGGAAAATATGCGGACACCGCCATTGATACGCTCGTACAGTCTTTAAAACGAGAAGGTGCGACAAGACTTCAAGCCAAAATGGCAGGCGGCGCACAGATGTTTCAATTTAAATATGAGAACGAAGCGATGCGAATCGGTGAGCGAAACGCCGAAGCGATTCGCCAAGCATTAAAAGTTCATCGCATCCCGCTCGTGGCGGAAGATTGTGGTGGACATAACGGACGAACGATTGAATTTGACGTTGCCACATCAATTTTATCGATTCGGACGGTGAGCGTGGGTACGAAAGAACTATAA
- a CDS encoding chemotaxis protein CheC, translating to MLSEFEQDLLKELGNIGSGHAATALSAMLAKPVNITVSSAEMEPIMYLPDRVGGPERHVASVLLELDGEIRGMILILFAVEDAEQMVSTLIGMPYSFDSGDVLGQSAWEEVGNIMSGAYARALGDWLQTPIMIQVPATAIDMAGSIVEFVVTSVQPEEDAALYIDTTFMIDQKVSAGHVLFLPTHGSLKRIQERLLRNG from the coding sequence ATGCTGAGTGAGTTTGAACAAGACCTGTTAAAGGAACTGGGAAATATAGGGTCTGGACATGCGGCCACTGCCTTGTCCGCCATGTTAGCGAAGCCGGTGAACATTACCGTGTCCTCTGCTGAGATGGAACCGATTATGTATTTACCTGATCGAGTGGGTGGTCCGGAGCGGCATGTCGCCTCCGTATTATTGGAATTAGATGGTGAGATTCGCGGAATGATCCTCATCTTGTTCGCAGTTGAAGACGCTGAACAGATGGTATCCACGTTAATCGGAATGCCCTACTCATTTGACTCTGGTGATGTACTCGGTCAATCGGCATGGGAAGAAGTTGGGAATATCATGAGCGGTGCATACGCCCGGGCACTTGGCGATTGGTTACAGACACCGATTATGATTCAAGTACCGGCAACGGCAATCGATATGGCAGGGTCCATCGTCGAATTTGTCGTCACATCGGTCCAACCCGAAGAGGATGCAGCGCTCTATATTGATACGACATTTATGATCGATCAAAAAGTAAGTGCAGGACATGTGTTGTTCCTACCGACACATGGGTCGCTCAAACGGATTCAAGAACGGTTGCTTAGAAATGGCTGA
- a CDS encoding chemotaxis protein CheW — translation MEQKWVVFSLEENTYGIDVQSVRSIERLQPITRVPNAPSHVKGVINLRGVVTPVIDLRLRLGYEEIEPTDETRILIASLNQGDAGFIVDRANEVVESDEVRIEPIPESSRDMISAHLTAIAKGEDKLFSLIDANALFEEQYAE, via the coding sequence ATGGAACAGAAATGGGTAGTCTTTTCACTTGAAGAAAATACGTATGGGATCGACGTGCAATCGGTACGTTCAATTGAGCGTCTTCAGCCAATCACACGGGTCCCGAACGCACCATCACATGTCAAAGGGGTCATCAACCTTCGAGGTGTCGTCACACCGGTCATCGACCTTCGTTTACGCTTAGGTTATGAAGAAATTGAGCCAACAGACGAAACAAGAATCTTAATCGCCTCTTTGAATCAGGGAGACGCAGGGTTCATCGTCGACCGTGCGAACGAAGTTGTCGAAAGCGATGAAGTACGGATTGAGCCGATTCCAGAATCGAGCCGCGATATGATTTCAGCACATTTGACAGCGATTGCCAAAGGGGAAGACAAACTCTTCTCTCTGATCGATGCGAATGCGTTGTTCGAGGAACAGTATGCTGAGTGA